A stretch of the Paenibacillus dendritiformis genome encodes the following:
- a CDS encoding PCYCGC motif-containing (lipo)protein: MFQARHSLTGRHKIQKLLGAVMVTVAVLGAAGCSAGDAGQAVTGKPEAAERLMPNGDLRQTTASADQLPPFMDDKSEEMQLIYKLAAANHALLASIPCYCGCGESAGHKNNLNCFVAEIQEDGAVVWDDHGTRCGVCLNIAVEASKLKREGMSDTGIRNAIDEKYKEGYAEPTPTPMPAA, from the coding sequence ATGTTCCAAGCGAGGCATTCCCTTACGGGACGGCATAAGATTCAAAAGCTTCTCGGTGCGGTTATGGTAACGGTAGCGGTGCTCGGAGCCGCCGGATGCAGCGCCGGCGACGCCGGACAGGCCGTGACGGGGAAGCCGGAAGCGGCCGAGCGGCTGATGCCGAATGGGGATCTGCGGCAGACGACGGCTTCGGCGGATCAGCTTCCGCCTTTTATGGACGATAAGAGCGAGGAGATGCAATTGATATATAAGCTGGCAGCCGCCAACCATGCACTGCTCGCCTCGATTCCTTGCTATTGCGGCTGCGGCGAATCAGCAGGACATAAGAACAACCTGAACTGCTTCGTCGCGGAGATCCAAGAAGACGGCGCCGTCGTATGGGACGACCACGGCACGCGCTGCGGCGTATGCCTGAATATCGCGGTGGAGGCCTCCAAGCTGAAGCGGGAAGGCATGAGCGACACCGGCATCCGCAACGCGATCGACGAGAAATACAAAGAAGGATATGCGGAGCCGACGCCTACCCCGATGCCGGCCGCATAA
- a CDS encoding ArsR/SmtB family transcription factor, translating into MEYFLGKDLDPEVLEHVSQTFKALGDPTRIRILSMLAKEECAVNQLAETLQLSQSAVSHQLKTLRAYRFVRYRREGQNILYICDDDYIIGLLNEAVRYASKL; encoded by the coding sequence ATGGAATATTTCCTGGGAAAAGATCTGGATCCTGAAGTGCTCGAGCATGTATCGCAAACCTTTAAGGCACTGGGGGATCCGACGCGGATACGGATATTGTCCATGCTGGCGAAGGAAGAATGCGCCGTGAACCAGCTTGCGGAGACGCTGCAGCTCTCCCAGTCGGCGGTATCCCACCAGTTGAAGACGCTGCGGGCATACCGGTTTGTCCGTTACCGGCGGGAAGGACAAAATATTTTATACATCTGCGATGATGACTATATTATCGGATTGCTGAATGAAGCGGTGAGGTATGCTTCCAAATTATAA
- a CDS encoding hemolysin family protein, whose translation MDDPLPIGLGIFLVLFLVFLNGFFVAAEFAMVKVRGSRIDTLVQEGNAKARFAQHVTEHLDAYLSACQLGITLASLGLGWIGEKTVAQLLKEPLEAIGLGEVVLHSVSTVIAFIIITVLHIVLGELAPKSLAIRKAEAITLLTAAPLRYFYKIMYPFIWLLNGTANLLLKLFGIQPASEHESAHTEEEIRILMKESYKSGLIDNTELALVDNIFDFTETHARDIMIPRTDMVCLYAQNSFEENKEKAITEMHTRYPVCDEDKDNIIGFVHIKDLVKAPPGIEDIRQVMRPMMSVPELISISALMKMMQKNKVQIALLIDEFGGTAGLVTLEDIMEEIVGEIQDEFDEERPQIEKRDESNYSIDGRLLIEEVNSYFGTDIVSDDYDTIGGWIYAQVEVPPRVGQSIAVESQFEFIVEETDHLRIARLHVRKLDAPARDEIDSSASTTV comes from the coding sequence TTGGATGATCCGTTACCGATAGGCTTAGGCATTTTTTTGGTTCTATTTCTTGTATTTCTGAACGGTTTCTTTGTCGCTGCCGAATTCGCCATGGTGAAGGTGCGCGGCAGCCGGATTGATACGCTGGTGCAGGAAGGCAATGCGAAGGCGCGGTTCGCGCAGCATGTGACCGAGCATCTTGACGCGTATTTGTCCGCTTGCCAGTTGGGCATTACGCTGGCTTCCCTCGGCCTCGGCTGGATCGGGGAGAAGACGGTGGCCCAGCTTCTCAAAGAGCCGCTGGAGGCTATTGGCCTGGGCGAAGTCGTATTGCACAGCGTATCGACGGTGATTGCGTTCATCATCATTACCGTGCTTCATATCGTGCTAGGCGAGCTGGCTCCGAAGTCTCTCGCCATTCGCAAAGCCGAGGCGATTACGTTGTTGACGGCGGCGCCGCTCCGTTACTTTTACAAGATAATGTATCCGTTCATCTGGCTGTTGAACGGAACCGCGAACCTGCTGCTGAAGTTATTCGGTATTCAGCCTGCTTCCGAGCATGAGTCGGCTCATACGGAAGAAGAAATACGCATTTTGATGAAAGAAAGCTACAAGAGCGGTCTGATTGACAATACCGAGCTTGCCTTGGTCGATAACATTTTCGACTTCACGGAGACGCACGCGCGCGATATTATGATTCCGCGCACGGATATGGTCTGCCTCTATGCGCAGAATTCATTCGAGGAGAACAAAGAAAAAGCAATTACGGAAATGCATACACGCTATCCGGTGTGCGACGAGGACAAGGATAATATTATCGGCTTTGTCCATATCAAGGATTTGGTGAAGGCGCCCCCGGGGATTGAAGATATACGCCAAGTGATGAGACCGATGATGAGCGTCCCGGAATTGATCTCCATCAGCGCACTGATGAAGATGATGCAGAAGAACAAGGTGCAGATCGCCCTGCTCATCGATGAGTTCGGCGGAACGGCAGGTCTGGTTACATTGGAAGATATTATGGAGGAGATCGTAGGCGAGATTCAGGATGAATTCGACGAGGAACGGCCCCAGATCGAGAAGCGGGACGAGTCGAATTATTCCATTGACGGACGCCTGCTGATCGAGGAAGTGAACTCATACTTCGGCACCGATATCGTATCGGATGATTACGATACAATCGGGGGCTGGATCTACGCCCAGGTGGAAGTGCCGCCGCGGGTAGGCCAGAGCATCGCCGTCGAATCTCAGTTCGAATTCATCGTGGAGGAGACCGATCATCTGCGCATCGCGCGGCTGCATGTCCGCAAGCTGGATGCGCCCGCCCGCGACGAAATCGATTCTTCGGCCTCGACGACCGTATAA
- the mnmA gene encoding tRNA 2-thiouridine(34) synthase MnmA: MTTANAHTRVVVGMSGGVDSSVTALLLKQQGYDVIGIFMKNWDDTDEFGHCTAEDDAEDVRRVCEQIGIPYYTVNFERQYYDKVFSYFLEEYRRGRTPNPDVMCNREIKFGEFLQKALDLGADYVATGHYARVVRENGQAKLLRGIDRNKDQTYFLNALNQEQLARAMFPIGHLPKPEVRRIAEEAGLATAKKKDSTGVCFIGERNFKEFLSQYLPAQPGDMIDIRSGEIKGRHDGLMYYTLGQRQGLGIGGSGTGEPWFVAEKDLDRNILYVVQGEAHPSLYSTGLRATGVSWIAGDAPDKLHCTAKFRYRQPDQEVTVERIGDGTYEVTFAVQQKAVTPGQAVVFYDGEVCLGGGTIDAVHKLTY; the protein is encoded by the coding sequence ATGACAACTGCGAATGCCCATACCCGTGTCGTCGTCGGCATGTCGGGGGGCGTCGATTCCTCCGTAACGGCCTTGCTGCTCAAGCAGCAAGGATACGATGTAATCGGCATATTTATGAAAAACTGGGATGATACCGACGAATTCGGACATTGCACCGCCGAGGATGATGCCGAAGACGTGCGCCGGGTCTGCGAGCAGATCGGCATCCCTTATTATACGGTCAACTTCGAGCGTCAATATTATGACAAGGTATTCTCCTACTTCCTGGAGGAGTACCGGCGCGGACGGACACCGAACCCGGATGTCATGTGCAACCGGGAGATCAAATTCGGGGAATTCCTGCAAAAAGCGCTCGATCTCGGGGCCGATTACGTTGCCACGGGCCATTATGCCCGCGTCGTGCGGGAGAACGGCCAAGCGAAGCTTCTTCGCGGCATCGACCGCAACAAAGATCAGACCTATTTCCTGAATGCCTTGAACCAGGAGCAGCTCGCGCGGGCCATGTTCCCGATCGGCCATCTGCCGAAGCCGGAAGTGCGCCGGATTGCGGAAGAAGCCGGACTCGCCACCGCGAAGAAAAAGGACAGCACCGGCGTCTGCTTTATCGGCGAGCGCAATTTCAAGGAATTTTTGAGCCAATACTTGCCGGCGCAGCCCGGGGACATGATCGATATCCGCAGCGGAGAAATCAAGGGCCGGCATGACGGCTTGATGTACTATACGCTCGGACAGCGCCAAGGCCTCGGCATCGGCGGTTCGGGCACCGGCGAGCCTTGGTTCGTAGCCGAAAAGGATCTCGACCGCAATATTTTGTATGTCGTCCAGGGCGAAGCCCATCCAAGTCTGTATTCGACCGGGCTTCGGGCGACCGGGGTGAGCTGGATCGCGGGCGATGCGCCGGACAAGCTGCATTGCACGGCCAAGTTCCGTTACCGGCAGCCGGATCAGGAAGTCACGGTCGAGCGAATCGGCGACGGGACCTATGAAGTGACGTTCGCCGTGCAGCAGAAGGCGGTGACGCCTGGACAAGCCGTCGTGTTCTATGACGGCGAGGTCTGCCTGGGCGGAGGAACGATCGACGCCGTTCATAAGCTCACGTACTAA
- a CDS encoding DivIVA domain-containing protein translates to MINEKLATLRPTELGIRFTPLDIHNQEFDRTFRGYNEDQVNEYLDLIIKDYQTYNQIIQELQAQIAELLHEDAPSRLSLT, encoded by the coding sequence ATGATAAATGAAAAATTAGCGACCTTGCGCCCGACGGAACTTGGAATCCGGTTCACTCCGCTAGACATACATAACCAAGAATTTGACCGCACGTTTCGCGGGTATAACGAAGATCAGGTTAACGAGTACTTGGACCTGATTATTAAGGATTACCAGACCTATAACCAAATCATCCAAGAGCTGCAAGCACAGATCGCCGAACTGCTGCATGAAGACGCCCCGAGCCGCCTGAGCCTGACATGA
- a CDS encoding aspartyl-phosphate phosphatase Spo0E family protein encodes MLTHAEEKLILQKVQELRQRLTLSVGNKKSLSDEHVVKLSQELDCYILQLQKKNYFHREKTNGTQMISKMTG; translated from the coding sequence ATGCTCACTCATGCGGAAGAAAAGTTAATTTTGCAAAAGGTTCAAGAGTTGCGTCAACGTTTAACATTATCAGTTGGCAATAAGAAAAGCCTCAGTGATGAGCATGTTGTTAAGCTGAGTCAGGAGCTTGATTGTTACATATTGCAGCTTCAAAAAAAGAATTACTTCCATCGAGAGAAGACTAATGGGACGCAAATGATATCGAAAATGACAGGTTGA
- a CDS encoding helix-turn-helix domain-containing protein → MSSGRRLVGDLIYEYRKKARYTLRQLSDLSGIPKGTISKIERGETKRPELSTVLALTSPLSIPYADVVSHYLVTERRKSVVQPMLQEAIRTGDMEVIEKIAVRFLECDGADSFDLTTELYSMAESVTDVTVRLGLFECITTYAREHGIQPYLAKALFQTYLIQRNDFSKLDLTFHTGTYLLNYINFFSEEDKALLHFKLGFHAYAMQLYENCIELCTPIGKKYKSDDLTKARALLLICNSYYYLGDYFLAEQYLYECKKYPFAEIQENVSLNEACIAGRKGNSKQAISQLLICLEQSSPNNAIHVVNELLELYLQDQNIDAIEQLIDDEARILNAHYHTPFKKSELALYFKLKAGYYILRKKYEDAIDCYTLSMLHYIDVDSRIRANDCFNLIVFILPKWAQQQIVKSYKQGEGQISI, encoded by the coding sequence GTGAGTTCGGGTCGAAGACTCGTCGGCGACTTAATATACGAGTATCGGAAGAAGGCAAGGTACACGCTTCGTCAGTTGTCGGACTTGTCCGGCATTCCCAAAGGAACGATATCGAAAATCGAAAGAGGGGAAACGAAGCGCCCTGAATTGTCTACCGTTCTGGCGCTGACATCCCCCTTGTCCATTCCATATGCGGATGTCGTGAGTCATTACCTTGTTACGGAGAGGCGCAAGAGTGTTGTGCAACCTATGCTCCAGGAAGCGATTCGGACAGGTGACATGGAGGTCATCGAGAAGATTGCTGTCCGGTTTTTGGAATGCGACGGCGCGGACAGCTTTGACCTAACCACAGAATTATACAGCATGGCAGAGTCTGTAACCGATGTCACGGTCAGACTTGGATTGTTCGAATGTATCACAACCTACGCCAGGGAGCATGGCATACAGCCTTATTTGGCCAAAGCTTTATTCCAGACGTACTTGATTCAACGAAATGATTTCAGCAAGCTGGATCTCACTTTTCATACCGGAACCTATCTGCTGAATTACATCAATTTTTTCTCGGAAGAGGACAAGGCGTTGCTGCACTTCAAGCTGGGGTTTCATGCCTACGCGATGCAGCTTTATGAGAACTGTATCGAACTGTGTACCCCTATCGGCAAAAAGTATAAAAGCGATGACCTTACGAAGGCACGTGCCCTGCTCCTTATTTGCAATTCCTATTACTATTTAGGCGATTACTTTTTGGCGGAGCAGTACCTATATGAATGTAAAAAGTACCCTTTCGCAGAGATTCAAGAAAATGTTTCACTTAATGAGGCTTGTATAGCGGGACGAAAAGGAAATAGCAAACAGGCCATATCACAACTCCTCATCTGCTTGGAACAGTCCTCGCCCAATAATGCGATCCATGTCGTGAACGAGCTTCTTGAGTTATACCTCCAAGATCAAAATATTGATGCTATAGAACAATTAATTGACGATGAAGCCCGAATTCTGAATGCCCACTATCACACGCCATTTAAAAAATCTGAATTAGCCCTATATTTTAAATTGAAAGCGGGCTATTACATTTTGAGAAAAAAATATGAAGATGCGATTGACTGCTACACGTTAAGCATGCTGCACTATATAGATGTCGATTCTCGTATTAGAGCGAATGATTGTTTTAATTTAATCGTGTTTATATTACCCAAATGGGCACAGCAACAAATTGTAAAATCATATAAGCAAGGGGAAGGGCAAATTTCGATTTGA
- the cymR gene encoding cysteine metabolism transcriptional regulator CymR, producing the protein MKISTKGRYGLTIMMELARSYGEGPTSLKSIAEKNNLSEHYLEQLIAPLRNAGLVKSIRGAYGGYILPESPEQVTAGEIIRVLEGPISPVDFTEEDDPAKRDLWLRIRDSIAQVLDSTTLKDLISYKDENVQESYMFYI; encoded by the coding sequence ATGAAAATATCAACAAAGGGCCGTTACGGGCTAACGATTATGATGGAGCTGGCCAGGAGCTACGGCGAAGGCCCGACATCCTTGAAGAGCATCGCAGAGAAGAACAATCTCTCCGAGCATTACCTTGAACAATTGATTGCGCCGCTCCGCAACGCGGGCTTGGTCAAGAGCATACGGGGAGCCTACGGCGGATATATATTGCCGGAGAGCCCGGAGCAGGTCACGGCAGGCGAAATTATCCGCGTGCTCGAAGGCCCGATTTCACCGGTCGATTTCACGGAAGAGGACGATCCGGCCAAGCGCGACCTGTGGCTGCGCATTCGCGACAGCATCGCTCAGGTGCTTGATTCGACCACGCTGAAGGATCTGATCTCGTACAAGGATGAGAACGTGCAGGAAAGCTATATGTTCTATATTTGA
- a CDS encoding cysteine desulfurase family protein, which translates to MERIYFDHAATTPLHPEAAEAMIAVMRDVYGNASSVHAAGREATAALTRARDGVAERLGCRPQDLVFTSGGTESDNAALFGVVHAAWRRHGRERPPHVVTTEVEHHAVLHACRYLEQLGVEVTYVAPDETGLVAPERIREALQPNTCLVSVMTGNNEVGTLQPIREIGELVREQGIAMHTDAVQALGVLPFQLKDWPVDMASFSAHKINGPKGVGCLYIRQGTDWEPMLHGGNQERKRRAGTENVAGIAGFAAALRIAEDERENKVRQTQQVRAALWSRLVDELGDRVAYNGHPERHLPHILNVSVLDVPTETLLMNLDLAGIMAASGSACTSGSLEVSHVLEAMKLSEPRKSTAVRFSFGLGNTIEQADIVSQQIATIANRVRNRN; encoded by the coding sequence ATGGAACGAATTTATTTCGATCATGCCGCGACGACGCCGCTCCACCCGGAGGCGGCGGAAGCGATGATCGCGGTCATGCGGGACGTGTACGGCAACGCCTCCAGCGTTCACGCGGCCGGCCGCGAAGCGACGGCGGCCTTGACCCGGGCGCGGGACGGCGTCGCGGAACGTCTCGGCTGCCGGCCGCAGGATCTCGTCTTTACGAGCGGCGGGACCGAGAGCGACAACGCGGCGCTGTTCGGCGTGGTCCATGCCGCCTGGCGGAGACACGGACGGGAACGTCCGCCTCATGTCGTGACGACGGAAGTGGAGCATCATGCGGTGCTCCACGCTTGCCGTTATTTGGAGCAGCTCGGAGTGGAAGTCACCTACGTCGCGCCGGACGAGACAGGCCTTGTCGCGCCGGAGCGCATTCGGGAAGCGCTTCAGCCGAATACTTGCCTGGTGAGCGTCATGACGGGCAACAATGAGGTGGGCACACTGCAGCCGATTCGGGAGATCGGCGAGCTGGTGCGCGAGCAGGGGATTGCGATGCATACCGACGCCGTTCAGGCGCTCGGAGTGCTGCCGTTCCAGCTGAAGGATTGGCCGGTTGACATGGCCAGCTTCTCGGCCCACAAGATCAACGGACCGAAGGGCGTCGGCTGTCTGTATATTCGCCAAGGGACGGATTGGGAGCCGATGCTGCACGGGGGCAATCAGGAGCGGAAGCGCCGGGCGGGGACGGAAAATGTGGCCGGAATCGCGGGCTTCGCGGCGGCGCTTCGCATCGCGGAGGATGAACGGGAGAACAAGGTCCGCCAGACCCAGCAAGTGAGGGCTGCGCTCTGGTCGAGGCTGGTGGATGAATTGGGAGATCGGGTTGCGTACAATGGGCATCCGGAGCGGCATCTGCCTCACATTCTCAATGTGAGCGTGCTGGACGTTCCGACAGAGACGCTGCTGATGAATCTCGATCTGGCAGGCATCATGGCAGCCAGCGGTTCCGCCTGCACTTCCGGTTCCCTGGAAGTATCGCATGTGCTCGAAGCGATGAAGCTGTCCGAGCCTCGCAAGAGCACCGCCGTTAGATTCAGCTTCGGATTGGGCAATACTATAGAGCAAGCCGATATTGTGTCGCAACAAATTGCAACCATCGCCAATCGCGTCCGTAATAGAAATTAG
- a CDS encoding PRC-barrel domain-containing protein, protein MKLLELIGLPVFDIGTGKQISKVKDICITPEWEITHLQLVSRVRKQDMLVRWEDVTACGDDAVMIASGEAVQLKDSASLERAFLSGETALKGLPVITSEGSQLGWVADVYFQPNMGNQITGLEISDGLLADLLEGRRRIEGMSRLKWGTDVIVVEESGSASAQAN, encoded by the coding sequence ATGAAGTTGCTGGAGCTGATCGGCCTGCCGGTGTTCGATATCGGTACGGGCAAGCAAATTTCCAAAGTGAAAGATATCTGCATCACTCCCGAGTGGGAGATTACGCATCTTCAGCTTGTCAGCCGCGTCCGCAAGCAGGACATGCTGGTACGCTGGGAGGATGTGACGGCCTGCGGGGACGATGCGGTCATGATTGCGAGCGGGGAGGCTGTGCAACTGAAGGACAGCGCCTCCCTGGAACGGGCGTTCCTGTCGGGAGAGACGGCATTGAAGGGTTTGCCGGTCATCACTTCGGAAGGCTCCCAGCTCGGATGGGTCGCCGATGTTTATTTTCAGCCCAATATGGGTAACCAGATAACAGGTCTGGAAATTTCAGACGGCCTGCTTGCGGACCTTCTGGAAGGAAGACGGCGGATTGAAGGAATGAGCCGCTTGAAATGGGGCACCGATGTAATCGTCGTGGAAGAGAGCGGAAGCGCAAGTGCACAAGCAAATTAG
- a CDS encoding anaerobic ribonucleoside triphosphate reductase: protein MTIMPRLRDANVAEESAGGAGPMPWASWGTSRRGDSGPLPDNHPLTEALHEIVQDRDSDLMRENANVDGRSPMGIMSKMASECSRWYAMNYLLAPEAREAVEDNLLYPHDLDFYAYGTTTCCQIPLGQLLKRGFNTGHGHMREPQDIKSALALASIILQANQNQQHGGQAYPAFDYDLAPYVGKTFRRHLTYLESLPLQPELDREQEAWRLTERDVYQACEAFIHNANSMHSRGGGQVPFISINYGTDTSREGRMLIRQLLLATRAGLGKGETPIFPIQIFKVKTGVNFGAQDRNRDLYELALATTAERLFPNFAFLDAPFNQEHDDGTPESEVCYMGCRTRVMANVNGPSTPQGRGNLSFTSLNLVRIALLARTKEAFFTLLDDMLAIAVRQLAARYEYQGRKRARDFAFLMQQGVWRGSERLQPEDELRDVLKQGTLSVGFIGLAEALVALTGCHHGQSEEARRLGLEIVGHMRQRMDEAVAATGMNYSLLATPAEGLSGKFTKRDRDDFGRIPGITDREYYTNSFHVPVYYPIQAYDKIRIEGPFHALCNAGHITYVELDGSAKANPQALDRIVRAMAEHGIGYGSMNHPVDRCRRCGHQDMIEEACPVCGGADEDIERIRRITGYLVGDMSKWNSAKRNEESERVKHR, encoded by the coding sequence ATGACGATCATGCCGCGATTGCGCGATGCGAACGTTGCCGAAGAGAGTGCGGGAGGCGCCGGACCGATGCCGTGGGCATCCTGGGGAACCTCCCGGAGAGGGGATAGCGGGCCGCTGCCGGACAACCATCCGCTGACAGAGGCGCTGCACGAAATCGTACAGGACCGCGATTCGGATCTGATGCGCGAAAATGCGAATGTGGACGGCCGCTCTCCGATGGGCATCATGAGCAAAATGGCCAGCGAATGCTCGCGTTGGTATGCGATGAATTATTTGCTGGCCCCGGAAGCGCGGGAAGCGGTGGAGGACAATCTGCTGTATCCTCACGATCTCGATTTCTATGCGTATGGAACGACGACCTGCTGCCAGATTCCGCTCGGGCAGCTCCTGAAGCGGGGCTTCAATACCGGGCACGGCCATATGCGGGAGCCGCAGGATATCAAGAGCGCGCTCGCTCTCGCCTCGATCATTTTGCAGGCGAACCAGAACCAGCAGCATGGCGGACAAGCGTATCCCGCCTTCGATTACGATCTGGCTCCCTATGTAGGCAAGACGTTCCGGCGCCACCTGACCTATCTCGAATCCCTGCCGCTGCAGCCGGAGCTTGACCGGGAGCAGGAAGCATGGCGCTTGACCGAGCGCGACGTGTACCAGGCCTGCGAAGCCTTCATACATAATGCCAATTCGATGCATTCGCGAGGCGGGGGACAAGTTCCATTCATTTCGATCAACTATGGCACCGACACTTCGCGGGAAGGGCGCATGCTTATCAGACAGCTGCTGCTGGCGACGAGGGCGGGCCTGGGCAAGGGGGAGACGCCCATTTTCCCGATCCAGATTTTCAAGGTAAAAACCGGCGTCAACTTCGGGGCGCAGGATCGGAACCGCGATCTGTACGAACTGGCGCTGGCCACGACGGCGGAGCGATTGTTCCCGAACTTCGCCTTCCTGGATGCCCCCTTCAACCAGGAGCATGACGACGGAACGCCGGAGAGCGAGGTCTGTTACATGGGCTGCCGCACGCGGGTCATGGCCAATGTGAACGGTCCGTCGACGCCGCAGGGACGCGGCAATCTGTCCTTCACCTCGCTGAATCTGGTGCGAATCGCGCTGCTCGCCCGCACGAAGGAAGCTTTTTTTACCCTGCTGGACGATATGCTCGCCATTGCCGTAAGACAGCTTGCCGCGCGCTATGAATATCAAGGGCGGAAGCGGGCGCGCGATTTCGCGTTCCTGATGCAGCAGGGCGTCTGGCGCGGCAGCGAGCGGCTTCAGCCGGAGGACGAGCTGCGCGATGTCTTGAAGCAGGGCACGCTCAGCGTCGGCTTCATCGGGCTGGCCGAAGCGCTGGTCGCCCTGACCGGATGCCATCACGGCCAATCGGAGGAGGCGCGCCGGCTCGGTCTAGAGATTGTCGGCCATATGCGCCAGCGGATGGACGAAGCCGTGGCGGCCACCGGGATGAACTATTCGCTTCTCGCGACCCCGGCCGAAGGGCTGTCCGGCAAATTCACGAAGCGCGATCGGGATGATTTCGGCCGCATTCCGGGCATTACCGATCGCGAGTACTATACGAATTCATTTCATGTACCGGTCTATTATCCGATTCAGGCGTATGACAAAATCCGCATCGAGGGGCCGTTCCACGCCTTGTGCAATGCCGGCCATATCACCTATGTCGAGCTGGACGGCAGCGCCAAAGCGAATCCGCAAGCGCTCGATCGGATTGTGCGGGCGATGGCGGAGCACGGAATCGGCTACGGCTCGATGAACCATCCGGTCGACCGCTGCCGCCGCTGCGGCCATCAGGACATGATTGAGGAGGCCTGCCCCGTATGCGGCGGCGCCGACGAGGACATTGAGCGCATTCGCCGCATTACCGGTTATCTTGTCGGCGATATGAGCAAATGGAATTCAGCCAAGCGCAACGAGGAGAGCGAGCGGGTGAAGCATCGATGA
- the nrdG gene encoding anaerobic ribonucleoside-triphosphate reductase activating protein → MRVMSILHDSVVDGEGLRTVVFVSGCPHRCPGCHNPSSWRSDGGTLMSVEAVAADVLSNPLTDVTLSGGEPFLQARELAELARIVKEAGRTVWCYTGYTVEDLLRDGTRDQRELLRLTDVLVDGRFLIERRRPGLRFRGSDNQRIWKMRNGRPAELIFA, encoded by the coding sequence TTGCGCGTGATGTCGATACTCCATGACAGTGTCGTGGACGGCGAAGGGCTAAGGACGGTTGTCTTCGTCAGCGGCTGTCCTCACCGCTGCCCGGGATGCCACAATCCAAGCTCCTGGCGAAGCGACGGCGGAACGCTGATGAGCGTCGAAGCGGTGGCGGCCGATGTGCTCTCCAATCCGCTCACCGATGTTACCTTGTCGGGCGGCGAGCCGTTCCTCCAAGCCCGGGAACTGGCGGAGCTGGCCCGTATCGTGAAGGAAGCGGGCCGGACGGTCTGGTGCTACACCGGATATACGGTGGAGGACCTGCTGCGGGACGGAACCCGGGATCAGCGGGAGCTGCTGCGGCTGACGGATGTGCTCGTGGACGGGCGGTTCCTTATCGAGCGCCGCCGTCCCGGCCTGCGCTTCCGCGGCAGCGACAACCAACGCATTTGGAAGATGAGGAACGGCCGGCCGGCCGAGTTAATTTTCGCTTAA